The following are from one region of the Anaeropeptidivorans aminofermentans genome:
- a CDS encoding sigma factor-like helix-turn-helix DNA-binding protein yields the protein MNELPPDRRDIILLVFFLGMIDREIAEQLDLVRQTTGQKPFRS from the coding sequence CTGAACGAGCTACCGCCGGACCGACGCGACATTATTTTGCTGGTATTTTTCCTCGGCATGATTGACCGGGAAATTGCAGAACAGTTAGACCTTGTGCGCCAAACCACCGGACAAAAACCTTTCAGGAGCTAA
- the vanX gene encoding D-Ala-D-Ala dipeptidase VanX, with the protein MERDFVFLDEVLGGVRWDAKYATWDNFTGKPVDGYEVNRIAGTYALATALTKAKEHAAALGYGLLLWDGYRPQRAVDNFMNWSIQPEDGRTKEKHYPNIERSEIISKGYVAEKSSHSRGSAIDLTLYRLDTGAIIPMGSDFDFMDKRSHHTSKDISGIEAKNRELLCSIMEYSGFEPYEYEWWHYVLRNEPYPDSYFDFPLAGTILNKSASKSNVFSASR; encoded by the coding sequence ATGGAAAGAGACTTTGTTTTTTTAGATGAAGTGCTGGGCGGTGTTCGTTGGGATGCTAAATACGCCACATGGGATAATTTCACAGGGAAGCCGGTAGACGGATATGAAGTCAATCGCATAGCAGGAACATACGCGCTGGCTACTGCGCTGACGAAAGCAAAGGAACATGCGGCGGCGCTTGGATACGGCTTACTTCTTTGGGATGGGTATCGCCCTCAACGTGCGGTAGACAATTTTATGAATTGGTCTATACAGCCGGAAGATGGTCGCACAAAAGAAAAACATTATCCCAATATTGAGCGAAGCGAAATAATTTCAAAGGGATATGTGGCAGAAAAATCAAGCCATAGTCGCGGAAGCGCCATTGACCTTACGCTTTATAGGTTGGATACAGGCGCGATTATTCCGATGGGTAGCGATTTTGATTTTATGGATAAGCGTTCACATCATACATCAAAAGATATTTCAGGCATTGAAGCGAAAAACCGCGAGCTATTATGTTCCATCATGGAGTATAGCGGATTTGAACCATACGAATATGAATGGTGGCATTATGTTTTAAGAAATGAGCCATACCCCGACAGCTATTTTGATTTCCCTTTGGCGGGAACTATCTTAAATAAGAGCGCATCAAAGAGTAATGTTTTTTCTGCCTCGCGGTAA